In Motilibacter peucedani, one genomic interval encodes:
- the larE gene encoding ATP-dependent sacrificial sulfur transferase LarE: MGTRDDRLGALDADLAERGSLVVAFSGGVDSTFLLTRALDVLGADRVVAATGVSPSLSAQERAEAQALAASLGARHHEVQTDEGELEGYRANTGSRCYFCKSTLLDLLVPLASELGLAAVATGTNASDATDPFRPGMRAADERGVVAPLRDAGLTKDDVRAASAAAGLPTWDKPAAPCLASRIAYGVEVTPRRLARVERAELAVRGLAGELGVPLRDVRVRDLGDGVRVEVDERAVEPLRGRVEAAVRDFEGPVTVTAYRYGALNDALR, encoded by the coding sequence GTGGGCACCCGCGACGACCGGCTGGGCGCGCTCGACGCCGACCTGGCCGAGCGCGGCTCGCTGGTCGTGGCCTTCAGCGGTGGCGTCGACTCCACCTTCCTGCTCACCCGGGCCCTGGACGTCCTCGGCGCCGACCGCGTCGTCGCAGCGACGGGCGTCTCGCCGTCGCTGTCGGCCCAGGAGCGCGCCGAGGCGCAGGCGCTCGCCGCCTCGCTGGGCGCCCGGCACCACGAGGTCCAGACCGACGAGGGCGAGCTCGAGGGCTACCGCGCCAACACCGGCAGCCGCTGCTACTTCTGCAAGTCCACGCTGCTCGACCTGCTGGTGCCGCTCGCCAGCGAGCTCGGCCTCGCCGCGGTCGCGACCGGCACGAACGCCAGCGACGCCACCGACCCCTTCCGCCCCGGCATGCGCGCGGCCGACGAGCGCGGGGTCGTCGCTCCGCTGCGCGACGCCGGCCTCACCAAGGACGACGTCCGGGCGGCCAGCGCCGCGGCCGGTCTGCCCACCTGGGACAAGCCGGCCGCTCCCTGCCTGGCGAGCCGGATCGCCTACGGCGTCGAGGTGACGCCGCGCCGGCTCGCCCGGGTCGAGCGCGCGGAGCTGGCGGTCCGCGGGCTCGCGGGGGAGCTGGGGGTGCCGCTGCGCGACGTGCGGGTGCGCGACCTGGGCGACGGCGTACGCGTCGAGGTCGACGAGCGCGCGGTCGAGCCGCTGCGCGGGCGGGTCGAGGCCGCGGTGCGCGACTTCGAGGGGCCGGTGACCGTCACCGCCTACCGCTACGGCGCGCTCAACGACGCGCTGCGCTGA
- the larB gene encoding nickel pincer cofactor biosynthesis protein LarB, with the protein MDSADVARLLRSVAEGGTDVDAALRALVEGPFAGADGRSGTRELGFATLDTHRALRTGDPEVVLAERKTPDETVAIVRALREAGEGRPVLATRVPSETVAALVDAFPGALVEDRGRCVCVGGLPATAGRVCVVSAGTSDAPVSAEAAFVARVHGAEVERVEDVGVAGLHRVLSVRDRIDAADCVVVVAGMDGALPSVVGGLVGTPVVAVPTSVGYGASFGGVSALLAMLNSCAPGVAVFNIDNGFGAGLFAARVARRAAAARSR; encoded by the coding sequence GTGGACTCCGCCGACGTCGCGCGACTGCTCCGCTCCGTCGCCGAGGGCGGCACCGACGTGGACGCCGCCCTGCGGGCCCTGGTCGAGGGTCCGTTCGCCGGGGCCGACGGCCGTTCGGGCACCCGCGAGCTCGGCTTCGCGACGCTGGACACGCATCGCGCGCTGCGCACCGGCGACCCCGAGGTGGTGCTCGCCGAGCGCAAGACGCCCGACGAGACCGTCGCCATCGTGCGCGCCCTGCGCGAGGCGGGCGAGGGCCGGCCGGTGCTCGCCACCCGTGTGCCCTCCGAGACCGTCGCCGCGCTGGTCGACGCCTTCCCCGGCGCGCTGGTCGAGGACCGCGGCCGGTGCGTGTGCGTCGGGGGGCTCCCCGCGACCGCTGGCCGGGTGTGCGTGGTGTCCGCCGGCACCTCGGACGCTCCCGTGAGCGCGGAGGCCGCGTTCGTGGCGCGGGTCCACGGGGCCGAGGTCGAGCGCGTCGAGGACGTCGGCGTCGCGGGGCTCCACCGCGTGCTGTCCGTGCGCGACCGCATCGACGCCGCCGACTGCGTCGTGGTCGTCGCCGGCATGGACGGCGCGCTGCCCAGCGTGGTCGGCGGCCTGGTCGGCACGCCCGTCGTCGCGGTGCCCACGAGCGTCGGCTACGGCGCGTCGTTCGGCGGCGTGTCCGCCCTGCTGGCCATGCTCAACTCGTGCGCGCCCGGCGTCGCCGTCTTCAACATCGACAACGGCTTCGGAGCGGGGCTCTTCGCCGCGCGCGTCGCCCGCCGCGCGGCCGCTGCGCGGTCGCGGTGA
- the larC gene encoding nickel pincer cofactor biosynthesis protein LarC — MTLAWFDCSAGASGDMLLGALLDAGASLEAVQAAVAAVDADQVSLEVRTVSRHGLRAAKADVRTAADPRPRTWSDLRRLLEGAVLAEPVRVAALRVFTALAEAEGRIHGVPADDVHFHEVGALDSIADVVGTCAALHDLGVTQVFASPVAVGSGSVRSEHGRLPVPVPAVVALLAAAGAPVTPGAAPVELCTPTGAAVLAALCEGFGPLPAMTLQASGTGAGTRELDQAANVVRVLLGSPTADAPAPSSAVVLEATVDDLDPRLWPEVLARLLDAGAADAWLVPVLMKKGRPGHVLSVLARPARLPALREVVFRETTTLGLREHAVDKHELARDFVVVHVDGVRVAVKRGWLAGEVVTATPEHADVLAASAALDRPVKDVLAAAQAAYAAAVEAEAYAGS; from the coding sequence GTGACCCTCGCCTGGTTCGACTGCTCGGCCGGCGCCAGCGGCGACATGCTGCTCGGCGCGCTGCTCGATGCGGGCGCCTCGCTCGAGGCGGTGCAGGCGGCCGTGGCCGCCGTCGACGCCGACCAGGTGTCGCTCGAGGTGCGCACCGTCTCGCGCCACGGCCTGCGCGCCGCGAAGGCCGACGTGCGCACCGCGGCGGACCCGCGACCGCGTACGTGGTCCGACCTCCGCCGCCTGCTGGAGGGCGCGGTCCTCGCCGAGCCGGTGCGGGTCGCCGCACTGCGCGTGTTCACCGCCCTGGCGGAGGCCGAGGGCCGCATCCACGGGGTGCCCGCCGACGACGTCCACTTCCACGAGGTCGGCGCGCTGGACTCGATCGCCGACGTCGTCGGCACCTGCGCCGCGCTGCACGACCTGGGGGTCACCCAGGTCTTCGCCTCGCCCGTGGCGGTGGGGTCGGGCAGCGTGCGCAGCGAGCACGGCCGGCTGCCGGTGCCGGTGCCGGCCGTCGTCGCCCTGCTCGCGGCCGCCGGTGCGCCGGTCACGCCGGGTGCCGCGCCCGTCGAGCTCTGCACGCCCACCGGCGCCGCCGTCCTCGCCGCGCTCTGCGAGGGGTTCGGGCCGCTGCCTGCGATGACGCTGCAGGCGAGCGGCACGGGCGCCGGCACCCGCGAGCTCGACCAGGCGGCCAACGTCGTACGCGTGCTGCTCGGCTCGCCCACCGCCGACGCACCGGCCCCCTCGTCCGCCGTGGTCCTCGAGGCGACGGTCGACGACCTGGACCCCCGGCTGTGGCCCGAGGTGCTCGCCCGGCTGCTGGACGCGGGCGCTGCCGACGCGTGGCTCGTCCCCGTGCTGATGAAGAAGGGCCGGCCGGGGCACGTGCTCAGCGTGCTCGCGCGCCCCGCACGGCTGCCGGCGCTGCGCGAGGTCGTCTTCCGCGAGACGACCACCCTCGGCCTGCGCGAGCACGCCGTCGACAAGCACGAGCTCGCGCGCGACTTCGTCGTCGTGCACGTCGACGGCGTGCGCGTCGCGGTCAAGCGCGGCTGGCTCGCCGGCGAGGTCGTCACGGCGACGCCCGAGCACGCCGACGTGCTGGCCGCCAGCGCCGCACTCGACCGGCCGGTCAAGGACGTGCTGGCGGCCGCCCAGGCCGCCTACGCGGCCGCCGTCGAGGCGGAGGCCTACGCCGGCTCGTAG
- a CDS encoding aldo/keto reductase produces the protein MEYRTLGRTGLSVSEIGYGAWGIGGGAWVGAAEDESVAALNAAIDAGVTFIDTARGYGESERIVGKVLRARQDDRIVVATKVPPKNATWPAPGGLDPSATFPGEHIRASLEESLSASGLDAFDVVQFHVWSDDWVGRGDWLETVEALKREGKMRFFGVSINDYQPENALELIRSGVVDTVQVIYNIWHQQPAEQLLPACEEHGVGVIVRVALDEGGLTGRVRADTEFPEGDFRNGFFGGARKAEVEHRVGALTSDLGIRPEDLAATALRYVLAHDAVSTVIPGMRTVRNVERNVAVSDGQPLPAEQLEVFPRHRWERNFYEPA, from the coding sequence ATGGAGTACCGCACGCTCGGCCGGACCGGCCTCTCGGTCTCGGAGATCGGCTACGGCGCCTGGGGCATCGGCGGCGGCGCGTGGGTGGGTGCCGCCGAGGACGAGTCGGTCGCCGCGCTGAACGCGGCCATCGACGCCGGGGTCACCTTCATCGACACCGCCCGCGGCTACGGCGAGAGCGAGCGCATCGTGGGCAAGGTCCTGCGTGCCCGGCAGGACGACCGCATCGTCGTGGCCACGAAGGTGCCGCCGAAGAACGCGACGTGGCCCGCGCCCGGCGGCCTGGACCCCTCGGCGACGTTCCCCGGCGAGCACATCCGCGCCAGCCTCGAGGAGAGCCTGTCGGCCTCGGGCCTCGACGCCTTCGACGTCGTGCAGTTCCACGTCTGGAGCGACGACTGGGTCGGCCGCGGCGACTGGCTCGAGACGGTCGAGGCGCTCAAGCGCGAGGGCAAGATGCGGTTCTTCGGCGTCTCGATCAACGACTACCAGCCGGAGAACGCCCTCGAGCTGATCCGCAGCGGCGTCGTCGACACCGTCCAGGTGATCTACAACATCTGGCACCAGCAGCCGGCCGAGCAGCTGCTCCCGGCGTGCGAGGAGCACGGCGTCGGCGTCATCGTGCGGGTCGCCCTCGACGAGGGCGGGCTGACCGGCCGGGTCCGGGCCGACACCGAGTTCCCCGAGGGCGACTTCCGCAACGGCTTCTTCGGCGGGGCGCGCAAGGCCGAGGTCGAGCACCGGGTCGGTGCGCTCACCTCCGACCTCGGCATCCGGCCGGAGGACCTCGCCGCGACGGCCCTGCGCTACGTCCTGGCCCACGACGCCGTCTCGACGGTGATCCCCGGCATGCGCACGGTGCGCAACGTCGAGCGCAACGTGGCGGTGAGCGACGGGCAGCCGCTGCCGGCCGAGCAGCTCGAGGTCTTCCCGCGCCACCGCTGGGAGCGCAACTTCTACGAGCCGGCGTAG
- a CDS encoding lycopene cyclase family protein, whose protein sequence is MRDGSAAYWDAVVAGSGPAALAATAALALEGLRVLRVGPPVRWSATYCCWWDEVVDAAAALRLGDPYALATRHDQPLVRTRAGGDVLLPRPYARLDDAALAAALRTRALGAGAVERRGRLAGVRGAGTSSVAVLADGTEVAGSLVVDATGGAANAPAQQRAWGEVVEGVPDLLPPGGALFMDWVAPGRDGPPAFLYGLDLGDGTSLLELTSLAARPPVALEQLRSQLHALLDERGIVRAGRSERVAIPLGRARVRSGAFAPALPFGAAAGMVHPATGYSVLSSLLLAPALARAAAGALGATGGRGPTDGGGAVEAARTALWPRGRRATAYLLDRGLEALLPLGAEDVDRFFAAFFALPQERWSAYLDLRSPPAAVAAAMSATFARLPAHLRLHVARATVAAPRH, encoded by the coding sequence GTGAGGGACGGTTCGGCAGCGTACTGGGACGCCGTGGTGGCAGGGTCGGGGCCCGCTGCCCTGGCCGCGACCGCTGCCCTGGCGCTCGAGGGGCTGCGCGTGCTGCGCGTGGGGCCGCCGGTGCGCTGGTCGGCGACCTACTGCTGCTGGTGGGACGAGGTCGTCGACGCCGCGGCGGCCCTGCGGCTCGGCGATCCCTACGCGCTCGCCACCCGCCACGACCAGCCGCTCGTGCGCACCCGCGCGGGCGGAGACGTGCTGCTCCCCCGGCCCTACGCCCGCCTCGACGACGCCGCGCTCGCGGCAGCGCTGCGGACCCGCGCGCTCGGCGCCGGTGCGGTCGAGCGCCGCGGCCGGCTCGCCGGGGTGCGCGGGGCCGGTACGTCGTCGGTGGCCGTGCTCGCCGACGGCACGGAGGTCGCGGGCTCCCTCGTCGTCGACGCCACCGGCGGGGCCGCGAACGCGCCCGCGCAGCAGCGGGCCTGGGGCGAGGTGGTCGAGGGCGTGCCCGACCTGCTACCACCGGGCGGCGCGCTCTTCATGGACTGGGTCGCGCCTGGGCGCGACGGCCCGCCGGCCTTCCTCTACGGCCTCGACCTCGGCGACGGCACCTCGCTGCTCGAGCTCACCTCGCTGGCCGCCCGGCCGCCGGTCGCGCTGGAGCAGCTGCGCTCGCAGCTGCACGCCCTGCTCGACGAGCGCGGCATCGTGCGCGCGGGCCGCAGCGAGCGGGTGGCCATCCCGCTCGGGCGCGCCCGGGTACGCAGTGGTGCCTTCGCCCCGGCCCTTCCCTTCGGCGCGGCTGCCGGCATGGTCCATCCGGCGACCGGCTACAGCGTCCTGAGCTCGCTCCTGCTCGCGCCGGCGCTCGCCCGGGCGGCGGCCGGCGCGCTGGGAGCCACGGGCGGGCGCGGCCCCACCGACGGCGGCGGTGCGGTGGAGGCGGCCCGCACGGCGCTGTGGCCGCGGGGGCGGCGGGCCACCGCGTACCTGCTCGACCGGGGGCTCGAGGCCCTGCTGCCCCTCGGCGCCGAGGACGTCGACCGCTTCTTCGCCGCGTTCTTCGCGCTGCCGCAGGAGCGCTGGTCGGCATACCTCGACCTGCGCTCGCCGCCCGCGGCTGTGGCGGCCGCCATGTCGGCCACCTTCGCCCGCCTGCCCGCGCACCTGCGGCTGCACGTGGCGCGGGCCACCGTCGCCGCACCGCGGCACTGA
- a CDS encoding RNA polymerase-binding protein RbpA: MAERALRGSRLGAQSYETDAGVETAPRQRIDYDCPSGHRTSVPMSMEAEVPLVWECRVCGQEALRSDAEMPEAKRVKPPRTHWDMLLERRTVAELEELLEERLALLRARRGETTGRKSA; this comes from the coding sequence ATGGCTGAGCGCGCACTACGCGGCTCTCGTCTCGGGGCGCAGAGCTATGAGACCGACGCAGGCGTGGAGACAGCTCCCCGCCAGCGCATCGACTACGACTGCCCGAGCGGGCACCGCACGTCGGTGCCGATGTCGATGGAGGCGGAGGTCCCCCTCGTCTGGGAGTGCCGCGTCTGCGGGCAGGAGGCGCTGCGCAGCGACGCCGAGATGCCCGAGGCCAAGCGGGTCAAGCCGCCGCGCACCCACTGGGACATGCTGCTCGAGCGGCGCACCGTCGCCGAGCTCGAGGAGCTGCTCGAGGAGCGCCTGGCCCTGCTCCGCGCCCGCCGCGGCGAGACCACGGGCCGCAAGAGCGCCTGA
- a CDS encoding FxsA family protein, translated as MPALLVVCFLVVPLAEIWVIVQVGQAIGGWQTFALLLLESLLGGWIVKREGVRAWRALRASLAGGGLPSRELLDAALVLVGGTLLLAPGFLTDVVGFFLVLPPTRPVARRLVTAVLVRRLLRRGGAGGLLGTLLLSRGAPARPPRGAQPGWGSAPGGRPSAPGDVVPGEVLHRDDEG; from the coding sequence GTGCCCGCCCTCCTGGTCGTGTGCTTCCTCGTCGTCCCGCTCGCCGAGATCTGGGTCATCGTCCAGGTCGGGCAGGCGATCGGCGGCTGGCAGACGTTCGCGCTGCTCCTGCTCGAGAGCCTGCTGGGCGGGTGGATCGTCAAGCGCGAGGGAGTACGCGCGTGGCGGGCCCTGCGCGCGTCGCTCGCGGGCGGCGGGCTGCCCTCCCGTGAGCTGCTCGACGCGGCACTGGTGCTGGTGGGCGGCACGCTGCTGCTGGCCCCCGGCTTCCTGACCGACGTCGTCGGCTTCTTCCTCGTGCTGCCGCCGACCCGTCCGGTCGCGCGCCGGCTCGTCACCGCGGTGCTCGTCCGTCGCCTGCTGCGCCGGGGCGGCGCCGGCGGCCTGCTCGGCACGCTGCTGCTGAGCCGAGGGGCCCCGGCCCGGCCGCCGCGCGGGGCGCAGCCCGGCTGGGGCTCCGCACCGGGTGGGCGACCCTCGGCCCCGGGCGACGTCGTCCCGGGCGAGGTCCTCCACCGCGACGACGAGGGCTGA
- a CDS encoding polyprenol monophosphomannose synthase, translating to MTGEELGRVLVVVPTYDEIHNLEPVVERLFAAVPEAEVLVADDASPDGTGELADRMAAADPRVHVLHRAGKEGLGAAYLAGFAWAIERGYGVVVEMDADGSHPPEALPQMLERLRTSDLVLGSRWVPGGAVVNWPRSREVLSRGGNLYTRLVLGVHLRDVTGGYRAFRAATLRGLSLEGVQSQGYCFQVDLAWRAVRSGYRVAEVPITFVERERGESKMSQAIVVEALWRVTLWGVRDLPRRLLRRLQALAQPRLRES from the coding sequence GTGACGGGGGAGGAGCTGGGACGGGTGCTCGTCGTCGTCCCGACCTACGACGAGATCCACAACCTCGAGCCGGTCGTCGAGCGGCTGTTCGCGGCGGTGCCGGAGGCCGAGGTCCTCGTCGCCGACGACGCCAGCCCCGACGGCACGGGCGAGCTCGCCGACCGGATGGCCGCCGCCGACCCGCGGGTGCACGTGCTGCACCGCGCGGGCAAGGAGGGCCTCGGCGCCGCCTACCTCGCCGGCTTCGCCTGGGCGATCGAGCGCGGCTACGGCGTGGTGGTCGAGATGGACGCCGACGGCAGCCACCCGCCGGAGGCGCTGCCGCAGATGCTCGAGCGGCTGCGCACCAGCGACCTGGTGCTCGGCAGCCGCTGGGTGCCCGGCGGCGCGGTCGTCAACTGGCCGCGCAGCCGCGAGGTGCTCAGCCGCGGCGGCAACCTCTACACCCGGCTGGTGCTGGGTGTGCACCTGCGCGACGTCACCGGCGGCTACCGCGCGTTCCGTGCGGCCACGCTGCGCGGGCTGAGCCTCGAGGGCGTCCAGTCGCAGGGCTACTGCTTCCAGGTCGACCTCGCCTGGCGGGCGGTCCGCTCGGGCTACCGCGTGGCCGAGGTGCCGATCACCTTCGTCGAGCGCGAGCGCGGCGAGTCGAAGATGAGCCAGGCCATCGTGGTCGAGGCGCTGTGGCGGGTGACGCTGTGGGGCGTCCGCGACCTGCCGCGCCGGCTGCTGCGCCGCCTGCAGGCGCTGGCCCAGCCGCGGCTGCGCGAGAGCTGA